The nucleotide window GCCTTGCCGACAAGAACTCCGTCATTGAAGGCTTCAATATCGACCTTCCCAAACTTCCTTCCTACCTCGAGAACCTTCGGATAAATTTCTATGACACTGTCAATTTGTACAGGCTTGATAAAATAAATCGTCATATTCTCAACGACCAGGTCACCTTTTTTATATCCTCGCAACACACGGTTCGCTGCTTCTGTCACGATGGTTGTAAAAACACCGTATGAAATGGTCCCAAGGTGGTTCGTCATCTGCGGAGTCACCTGGCAGCGGAAAATATCTTCATCCTTGGTTTTTCCTTTTGCCAGGACAAGCTGGTTCGTCACTGTATCGTCCAGCGTCTCCCCTACCTGCGGCTGGCGCTGGACCATCTGAAGGGCTTTCAATACATCCTGTCTGCTGACGATGCCCTGAAGCTTGTTTCCATCATCAACAACTGGCAATACCTCAATTCCTTCCCACACCATCATATGGGCAGATGAAGCAACACTCGTCGACCCGCTGACGGTCATTGGGCTTTTCGTCATGATTTTCTCGATCAAGGTATCCTGTTCATGGCCCATGACATCCTTTGAAGTGATCATCCCAATCACTTTCATATTGTGGTCGACGACAGGAAAACGGCTGTGCAGCGTTTCGTCCTTATGGCGATACCAATCTGATACAGTGTCATTCGCCTTAAGGAAAACCGTTTCGGCTACCGGAGTAAGGATATCCTCGACAAGGATGATTTCTTTTTTGATCAGTTGATCATAAATCGCACGGTTGATCATCGTCGCGACTGTAAATGTATCATAACTGCTTGAGATGATCGGCAGCTGCAATTCATCGGCCAGCTTTTTGACATGGTCCTCGGCATCGAAACCGCCAGTCACCAATACGGCTGCTCCGGCTCTTAGCGCATGCTCGTGCGCTTTATCGCGGTTCCCGACGATCAGCAGGTTGCCCGCGCCCGTATAGCGCATCATCGCCTCCAGTTTCATCGCCCCGATGACAAATTTATTCAATGTTTTATGAAGCCCTCCGCGTCCCCCAAGGACCTGTCCATCAACGATGTTGACGACTTCTGCGAACGTAAGCTTCTCGATATTTTCTTTCTTTTTCCGCTCAATCCTGATGGTGCCGACACGTTCAATCGTGCTGACATACCCTTTATTTTCCGATTCCTTTATGGCTCTGTATGCAGTTCC belongs to Mesobacillus sp. AQ2 and includes:
- a CDS encoding CBS domain-containing protein gives rise to the protein MATKHEQILQYIDELPIGEKISVRQIAKALNVSEGTAYRAIKESENKGYVSTIERVGTIRIERKKKENIEKLTFAEVVNIVDGQVLGGRGGLHKTLNKFVIGAMKLEAMMRYTGAGNLLIVGNRDKAHEHALRAGAAVLVTGGFDAEDHVKKLADELQLPIISSSYDTFTVATMINRAIYDQLIKKEIILVEDILTPVAETVFLKANDTVSDWYRHKDETLHSRFPVVDHNMKVIGMITSKDVMGHEQDTLIEKIMTKSPMTVSGSTSVASSAHMMVWEGIEVLPVVDDGNKLQGIVSRQDVLKALQMVQRQPQVGETLDDTVTNQLVLAKGKTKDEDIFRCQVTPQMTNHLGTISYGVFTTIVTEAANRVLRGYKKGDLVVENMTIYFIKPVQIDSVIEIYPKVLEVGRKFGKVDIEAFNDGVLVGKAMMMCQLIDRH